The window CATCCCAAATATCCTTAGTCAAGATGTGTATAAAACCTACTTCGTCATAAACTGCGCGCTGATTAAATGGATCTGGCCCAAGGAATCCGTCAATGTTGCCAGCACGCAAATTAGCGACCATCTCTGGTGGTGGCGTTACACGGATCTGAATATCTCTATCAGGATCTAAGCCTGCTTGGGCTACGTAATAACGTAATAAAAAGTTGTGCATAGAGTATTCAAACGGAACAGCGAATTTCATGCCCTTCCATTTTTTTGGGTCACGATTATCTTTGTGCTTATTTGCCAAGGTAATGGCCTGTCCATTCACATTTTGAATGGTGGCAACACGCATCTGACTCGGATCAGAACCCAATCCCATCGACATTGACAGTGGCATAGGAGATAAAAAGTGGGAGGCGTCATGCTCTTTGTTCAGCATCTTGTCACGAATTAAGGCCCAGCCAGCGGTCTTATTCAAGGTGACGTTCAAACCCTGCTTCTTATAAAAACCTAATGGATCAGCCATGATGAGAGGAGTTGCACAAGTAATGGCAATAAAGCCAATCTTTAGATCTGGTTTTTCTAACGGCGCCTTTTCTTGAGCCATGGCTTGTAAAGAGCCTATCGGGAGAAAGCCTGATAGCGCACTCATTGCACCTCCAGCACCAACAGCCTTCAAAAATGCGCGGCGGCGACTTTCTTGAGGGAAAAGCGCTTTGACCAGGCTTGCCTCTACAAAGTCCGCACTCATTTTCTCTTCATCAACTCTCGCTGATAAATCAAGAGCATGCTCCGCATCAGATGCATGGCGACCACAACTGCAACGACTACTGAACAATGGCCTATCAGGGTCAAAGGGGCGATATGAATTCATTTGCTTCTCCTAGAGTATTTAATGATGAAACATCAAAAAAACGAATAATTCATTATTAACAAGGCAAAAGCATGCAATGCTGTAGCAGTGCACCAAACCTCATCACGCTAAATTAATCGGCACCAAGTTAGTGATTGCCGCTTTAAAGGTGGAACGATCAACATTAAGCTTAATAAAATCGATGTAATACGCCTTGAGAATTAATTCAGCTGTAAATTAATGCCCCAAAACTGTGCAGTTGATTAGATTGATTCTCTAAAATGTAAATAACGATGGTTATGCTGATTACCTTGTATTCACTTAAACCCTATAGGAAAGTAGAGCCAGCGCCATGGAACAAAAATTACCCGTACCCCCTTTTTCACAAGAAACGGCAATTCAAAAAATTCGTATGGCTGAAGATGCCTGGAATACGCGTGACCCAGAAAAAGTTGCGCTAGTCTATACAGAAGATACTGTTTGGCGAAATCGTGCTGAATTTCCCAAGGGTCGCGAGGAAGTAAAGGAGCTTCTTCGACGTAAATGGTCCAAAGAGCTGGAATACAGGCTAATTAAAGAGCTTTGGGCTTTTACAGATAACCGCATCGCAGTTCGCTTTGCATACGAGTGTCATGACGACTCAGGTAACTGGACAAGAAGTTTCGGAAATGAAAATTGGGAATTTAATGAGAATGGTTTTATGATGCGTCGCTTTGCTAGCATTAATGATTTACCAATTAAAGAGGCCGATAGAAAATTCTTTTGGCCATTAGGCAGAAGACCAGATGCTCATCCTGCATTGAGCGATTTTGGTTTTTAATTCCCAAACCAAAGGCCAAAGGAATAACACGCCGCAATTATTGAGCGGTTCATTACTCTTCTGGCAAATCTATATTCTTATTAAGCTTGCAAGATAGAGCGGACGGAAATTGCTTTCGCATTTTATGGCTGAGATAAAAATTAGATACCAGTAACCCTGGAACAGAATTGAACTATTGATAAAACGATTTTCAATTCTTTGCTCTCTACGCTACTGGCCGCAAGCCGTCTTTAGGTGGGCGGGCGCAACGGATCAGTCAACCGTTGGACGCGAGTTCGAGTTTTGCCCGACCCACCAGCACTACTAAGCCTCGCTTCTAGGGCTTTTTCTAATTCTGAATCCAGAGCCTGAGGGGGTTAGGATCAGTATAGGAGTCCGTTGATGCCTCACTATTAGGCTACGAACCATCACGTTCAGTTGGTTTTGAAACAGCTCCTAACAACCCAGAAATATTAAAGACAATAAAAAACCACTCCGTAGAGTGGTTAGTAAATACTTGTTTGAGTTTTATTTCTTTGTCATCTCAAAGCAAGAAGCTACCTTTGGGCTAGCTGAGACTTGGGTATAGCAAACTTCCAAGTTTTTAGAGTCGGCCAATTTAAAGGTAAAACTTCCTGTTTCATTAACCATTACGCCACTCTTCATATCTTTAGCATAGGCACCCATTAACACTTCTTTGCGCTTAGCATCGGTTGAATGCTTATTATTAGTTGCGCCAATAGAACCAACAAAGTTTCTACCCTCTTCTTTATCAATAACCATTACATACTCCACGCTTCTAAAGCGTACAGCCTTTTCCTTACCCGCTTCTGTAGGGTGGAAGTGCCCAGCACCAGAGACTGCCGAATTACTCATACCCGTCCAAGTACCAAGCATATTGGGTGAGCTTTGTGCAAATACTGAAAGACTCATACACAGCATTGTCAGACCTAGAACTTTTTTCATTTGTTTCCTTTTTTTAGTTTGTGTAACGCCTCGTTCGTACTATAACCTCTAAAGATAGCTATAAGCGTGTTCATATTTACGCAGTTGATAAATTCCCATGATGGCTCTAAATCAATGGACCTTTAAATAGACGCGACCTACAGGCAGCGCGACAAAAACATTCCCAGAGAAGTAAAAACGGAACAGCCATAAGATGCCGAATGATAACGACTCAGAAACGCCGAGCTATGGGGGTTTGTGAGGTGGTACCAGATTCACAAATGTGAACAGATTTATTACTTTTATTTACTCAAACAGCGCTATATTAATCTCTTAATTTTTTTTGGTTATTGCTACTGCCCTTATATCTTTTGCTACCCTCTTGTTCACAAGGGAAGCTGATAAAGAAAATCTGTGACCAGCTGTTGCAATGAGTTTTTTAACTTGTACAAGAAGCGCTGGAATCAAATAAATGCCTATTGAGATCATTATTGCTGTTGGCGCTGGGCTTCTTTGTGGATTTCTAAACACAGTTGCATCAAGCGGATCAGCTGTAACCCTCCCTTTATTAATTTTCATGGGGCTTGCCCCATCCATAGCTAACGGAACCAATCGTGTTCCCGTATTGGTGGGGGCGCTCATTGCATCAATCGCTTTTTTAAGGGCTGGAATAATAGATTGGAGCCTGGCTTTTAAGATTTTGACACCGACTGTTATCGGTAGCATCTTTGGCGCATTTCTTGCAGTGTACATGCCTGAAAATTATATAAAGTTATTAATATTCATAGCGCTCATCTGCGCTTTCTTACTTTTATTCTCCGGCGTTAAGAAGTTATTTGAAAAGGAGCTTGAGGAGAGCCTTCGCTATAGCGGCCTTGAAATAGGAATTCTCTTTGCAGTTGGATTATGGCTAGGGCTAATAGTCCTTGATGGTGGCACATACCTACTACTGGCTTTGATAGCCTTTGTGCGGCTACCTCTTGTAAAAGCAAATGCCT is drawn from Polynucleobacter arcticus and contains these coding sequences:
- a CDS encoding DUF1348 family protein, producing the protein MEQKLPVPPFSQETAIQKIRMAEDAWNTRDPEKVALVYTEDTVWRNRAEFPKGREEVKELLRRKWSKELEYRLIKELWAFTDNRIAVRFAYECHDDSGNWTRSFGNENWEFNENGFMMRRFASINDLPIKEADRKFFWPLGRRPDAHPALSDFGF
- a CDS encoding sulfite exporter TauE/SafE family protein encodes the protein MPIEIIIAVGAGLLCGFLNTVASSGSAVTLPLLIFMGLAPSIANGTNRVPVLVGALIASIAFLRAGIIDWSLAFKILTPTVIGSIFGAFLAVYMPENYIKLLIFIALICAFLLLFSGVKKLFEKELEESLRYSGLEIGILFAVGLWLGLIVLDGGTYLLLALIAFVRLPLVKANAYKNLVVLATAAIALTVFSIKDEVNWELGGIMALGSIVGAFFGAKFSLNPLAKVWTFRFLVAVIVLELIHMGMQYF
- a CDS encoding CmpA/NrtA family ABC transporter substrate-binding protein, which codes for MNSYRPFDPDRPLFSSRCSCGRHASDAEHALDLSARVDEEKMSADFVEASLVKALFPQESRRRAFLKAVGAGGAMSALSGFLPIGSLQAMAQEKAPLEKPDLKIGFIAITCATPLIMADPLGFYKKQGLNVTLNKTAGWALIRDKMLNKEHDASHFLSPMPLSMSMGLGSDPSQMRVATIQNVNGQAITLANKHKDNRDPKKWKGMKFAVPFEYSMHNFLLRYYVAQAGLDPDRDIQIRVTPPPEMVANLRAGNIDGFLGPDPFNQRAVYDEVGFIHILTKDIWDGHPCCAFGTSEEFIKKNPNTFAALYRAVLNASTMARDPANRPLIAKVISPANYLNQPETVVMQVLTGKFADGLGNVQNVPDRIDFNPIPWYSMATWMLTQMQRWGYVKGDVNYKDISEKVFLLTDAKKYMGETGITVPPLAKAGYKKDKIMGKEFDPNQPEAYLKSFSVSKA